In Dunckerocampus dactyliophorus isolate RoL2022-P2 chromosome 14, RoL_Ddac_1.1, whole genome shotgun sequence, one DNA window encodes the following:
- the prokr1b gene encoding prokineticin receptor 1b → MSESNISHLLTPPSAGKVDHYLDHYDLDYGVPPDEIPDTTQGQAFFVATIIIGVVLVCIILVCGVGNFIFIATLTRYKKLRNLTNLLIANLAVSDFLVAVVCCPFLVDYYVVKQLSWDHGLVLCASVNYLRTVSLYVSTNALLAIAVDRYMAIVHPMKPRMKYETAYCLITGVWIIPVLISIPSAYFASETMYPHSGTTTSPTTHKVFCAQIWPVDQQAYYRTYFLFVFAVEFVGPVVIMAMCYTQISRELWFKNVPGFQTEQIRKRLRCRRKTVMVLIGILMAYILCWAPYYGFTILRDFHPTLISRQKNSLVVFYIIECLAMSNSMINTFCFVSVKNNTVKYLKKIVLLRWRSTYAPSRTADDLDLRTVSLPVTEEIECIHLK, encoded by the exons ATGAGCGAGTCAAACATCAGCCACCTGCTGACGCCACCCTCCGCCGGCAAGGTGGATCACTACCTAGACCACTACGATTTGGACTACGGCGTCCCCCCTGATGAGATCCCGGACACCACGCAAGGTCAGGCCTTCTTTGTGGCCACCATCATCATCGGCGTGGTCCTCGTCTGCATCATACTGGTCTGCGGCGTGGGAAACTTCATCTTCATCGCCACGCTGACGCGCTACAAGAAGCTGCGCAACCTCACCAACCTGCTCATCGCCAACCTGGCCGTCTCGGACTTCCTGGTGGCGGTGGTGTGCTGTCCCTTCTTGGTGGACTACTACGTGGTCAAGCAGCTGTCGTGGGACCACGGCCTGGTGCTGTGCGCTTCCGTCAACTATTTGCGCACCGTGTCGCTCTACGTGTCTACAAACGCCTTGCTGGCCATTGCGGTGGACAG GTACATGGCCATCGTCCATCCCATGAAGCCCCGAATGAAGTATGAAACAGCCTACTGCCTGATAACCGGAGTCTGGATAATTCCCGTTCTCATCTCAATTCCCTCAGCGTACTTTGCCTCAGAGACCATGTACCCCCACAGCGGGACCACCACGTCCCCAACCACTCATAAAGTCTTCTGTGCTCAGATCTGGCCGGTGGATCAACAAGCCTACTACCGCACCTACTTTTTGTTCGTCTTTGCCGTGGAGTTTGTTGGACCGGTCGTCATCATGGCAATGTGCTATACCCAAATTTCCCGCGAGCTCTGGTTCAAGAACGTTCCCGGCTTCCAGACCGAGCAGATAAGGAAGCGTCTGCGTTGTCGCCGCAAAACCGTGATGGTCCTCATCGGGATCTTGATGGCCTACATCCTGTGTTGGGCGCCCTACTACGGCTTCACCATCCTGCGAGACTTCCATCCCACGCTAATCTCCCGCCAAAAGAATTCCCTGGTGGTCTTCTACATCATTGAATGCCTCGCCATGAGCAACAGCATGATCAACACCTTCTGCTTTGTCAGCGTCAAGAACAACACCGTGAAGTACCTGAAGAAGATTGTGCTGCTGCGCTGGAGGTCCACATACGCCCCCAGTCGGACTGCGGACGACCTGGATTTAAGGACCGTGTCTTTGCCAGTGACGGAGGAGATTGAATGCATTCATCTGAAGTAA